Below is a genomic region from Citrobacter tructae.
GAGCATCATCTTCGTAAATAGCATCCATCAGGGCTTTCATCATGTTGTCGAAATCAGGTTTAGCCTGATGTGGTTTACCATTGAACTCAGTCCGTTTCTTATTGCTCCAGCTCGCTGGCATCGGAAGAATGAAGGTGACATGCGAACCGCTTTCCGGCAGCTCAACACCCTGCAGACGAACTTCATCACAGAAAGCCCGGTAACGCAGAACCTCGGGGCGCTTTTTCCATTTGTCAGCGCGCGTCATTCTGGGCTTGCCCATTGGGGCGATATTGAAGACTTTCACATTCACCTCCAGATCCGTTGTTGCCAGGTTCTATCCTGACGCGGAGTCTTAGAGACTTCTGGCAAGAACGCGCTGATCGTCCAGTGAATAAAGTCATTATCCAGACTACGCTCGGTCTTAATCTGCTTTGCGCGATAGCGGGCTTCCAGTTCGTCAGCCTGCTCAGTGGTGAGTTGGGTATGTTGAAACCAGCTTTTCTTCATAACGCACCTCTGGATGCGGCAAAAAGAAAATCGCTGGCGTTGGTTAACGTCAGTATGTGGGATTGCTTGCATTGATCTTGCGCCATGGGGCTTTTCTCCATTGGCGCAGCAGGTTGCTAGGTGTTCAAGCTAGCTTCATTACTATATACATTTCAGATTTAAAAAAAAAGTCTATCTAGATTTCATCTATCAGTGCTGATGATGTATTTTTCAAACTTGCTTTAAGTTCTTTGAGCTTTGTTTGTAATGAACTCGCCTCAATACTGTAATGTACCGCCCTGTGGCAATTTGGACATAATGCAGCACAATTACTAGGCGTATCCTTACCTCCTTCACTTAGTGGAATGATATGGTGGACTTCCAGAAATGGTGCGCCGTTAGGCATTCGAAATGGTGCCGCTTTAAGGCATAATGAGCATATTCCTTTACTTTCCTGCAATATCCACGCCTTGACTTCCGGAGATCTTGCATAAATTTTTAGAGCAGAAATTTTGCTCTGAGGGGTTTGGATACCATCTGGTTCAGATAACTTAAAATTAGCTAGTTGTTGAGTCCGGAGAAATAATTCATTTTCATCAAAGGTTGGAACGCTATAGTAAGAAAAATCACCTTCAACTACCGAATGCCACGATTCAACGACATCAAATCCTTCAACACTAATTAATATTCGTTTTGTTCTATTTCCTGAAGGCGTTTCTCGTCGCTCAGTATTACTGAAATAACGTTGCAGCTTACACAATTCATTACGAAGATATTGAGCAGGCTTAGAATCAATATCAAAATAACCAGAATCACATAGCCTTCTGCTCCATATTTCAGGGATACTTTTCCTTAATGGGGCTGAAGCTATATAAGGTATAATACGCTTAACACCTTTACCCTGTAGTCTTTCTATAATGATCTCTAATGCTTCATTGTAATCAGAATTCCTTTTTGAAGGCCCCCAGGACTCCAAAACAAGTCCAAAACAACCATCTTCTTTTTTGATACTACATGCAGCATTTAATTGCCGACCATCGTTTCCCCGAACATTCATACACTCTAATCCTTAGAAGTAAAATCATTACTATACTAATCCCATTGTATGAAAAAGTTAACAAGTCAGTATTATGAGTAATCACCAGCCAAGAGCATATGCGATATGTTACAACCAATAAAGTCATTTCATATCACAGCAAAAATTTGCTACTGTATGGAAATCGTTATGGTTTCTCCCCATGATACAGTACTCCTATGGCGTGAGTGCAACATCATTAAGAGAGACGCGATAACCAGCCCTTTCCAACATCTGAGTAAACAACGTTGGTGTACCAATAATTTCATCATCCTGAAGAGGCATGAAAGACACCATGCTACCGCGACGGTACATCAGGGCGCGTTCACATTCTGGAAATGATTGCAGTCTGGCAACGATGACCCCATCGTGACATCTGATGACTGCATAGCCTTTTTTGGGCAATTCTACTTTTTCTTTCACTTAAACTCCCCCATGCAAACGGGATCAAAGCAACACCCAAAATAATTAATAAAACCAATTGTCAGCACTTTCCGAGGTCTCCTGGAGGCTGATCTCTGTTTTATTTTTATCTTCCTTTTCACAACCTGGGATACTCAATCCATCAGAACCAGCGCGAAGCACACGAA
It encodes:
- a CDS encoding RusA family crossover junction endodeoxyribonuclease, whose translation is MGKPRMTRADKWKKRPEVLRYRAFCDEVRLQGVELPESGSHVTFILPMPASWSNKKRTEFNGKPHQAKPDFDNMMKALMDAIYEDDAHIWDSRITKLWGEKGQIIIGEIAE
- a CDS encoding DinI-like family protein yields the protein MKVELTIDSMKEIPKSSVSVLAEVLLKRLENHYENCSLRVLRAGSDGLSIPGCEKEDKNKTEISLQETSESADNWFY
- a CDS encoding HNH endonuclease codes for the protein MNVRGNDGRQLNAACSIKKEDGCFGLVLESWGPSKRNSDYNEALEIIIERLQGKGVKRIIPYIASAPLRKSIPEIWSRRLCDSGYFDIDSKPAQYLRNELCKLQRYFSNTERRETPSGNRTKRILISVEGFDVVESWHSVVEGDFSYYSVPTFDENELFLRTQQLANFKLSEPDGIQTPQSKISALKIYARSPEVKAWILQESKGICSLCLKAAPFRMPNGAPFLEVHHIIPLSEGGKDTPSNCAALCPNCHRAVHYSIEASSLQTKLKELKASLKNTSSALIDEI